One window from the genome of Esox lucius isolate fEsoLuc1 chromosome 23, fEsoLuc1.pri, whole genome shotgun sequence encodes:
- the sbf1 gene encoding myotubularin-related protein 5 isoform X6 has product MNSEMARLADYFVVVGYDLDKRGGSEGQGRILQRFPEKDWEDNPFPQGIELFCQPNGWQLVPEREPPSFFVSVLTDINSERHYCACFTFWEGLDNPQLQKAETSEVDEDEVPGLIQPAQVFAPKSLVLVSRLDHTEVFRNCLGLIYTVHVDSLSVPLETVIGNLLTCVIPTAGGSQINESPVCSLNLSVPQALACDWLLGCFQDQRTITLGAGDRQVIQTPINDSLPVSGSSVAHLFRQLGIVNVLYLFCAALTEHKILFLSRSYQRLTDACRGLLAIMFPLKYSFTYVPILPGKLLEVLSTPTPFIIGVNSFFRSETQELVGSMTLDVIIADLDGGTVTVPECVHISLLPDPLLQQTQTALSMVLDPELETADHAFPPSSTQPSSLKIQDKEIRAVFLWLFAQLFHGYRWCLHIIRIHPEPVIRFHKAAFLGQRALTEDDFLMKVLDGMAFAGFISERGPPYRPTDLFDDLIANQVERIRQEECYPHKVMNHVKELAEQLFKNENPYPAVAMHKVQRPVESPGHGDPKNLTIFPLLDDVTVQLFIDHAAAKLKGAPPVVKAELKGMVPSGPPLGDIVDRHGHVLANSARRLEVVRNCITYIFDNKMLEAKKLMPAVLRALKGRAARVCLTQELNQHVLQNRAVLDDQQFDYIVRMMNCTLQDCSHMDEHGIAAALLPLVTAFCRKLGAGITQFAYSCVQDHMVWTNMQFWEAMFYSDVQNHIRALYLEADEGAQPSSQESVPAGGQELLGALELASEQSRLWPALSKEQQSERVQKEESTVFSQAIHYANRMSYLLLPLDTSKNRLLNRTGIGDVESVSNSYVTNRYTNSIAGSMAESYDTESGFEDAESSDVANSVVRFINRFVDKVCNESGVTNEHLKALHTMIPDIVQMHIETLDAVHRESKRLPPIQKPKLLRPVLLLGEEFVMDGMRVHLLADGREEATGAMGGPPLLPAEGAIFLTTYRLIFKGTPHDPLVGEQVVTRSFPIASLTKEKRISVTMPMDQYIQEGLQLRSCTFQLLKIAFDEEVASDLAEVFRKHMHKLRYPQHVQGTFAFTVGQCGKTLVEHKTKDKNQSIKTLSKNLVKSAKRTIGRQYVTRKKYTPPTWENRGSLQSEPDEDDISVSEELDPSSLTLSSTIRSSDRQTMSNVVERACCRDYQRLGLGTLSNSLTRSKNEPFRISTVNRMYTVCRSYPGLLIVPQSIPDSTIQRISRCYRQNRFPVVCWRNSRTKAVLLRSAGLHAKGVVGFFKSPNASSAGTTHTKSPSQTDSTSLEQEKYMQAIISSMPSYSEPSGRNTLSGFTSTHMSTSESSDKLRQPKIGALMKQVMGGKDEVPGTFSRGALGQRARVISLSQPRVSGKARKSPGGKWGSIRGSGRLSAYNPDVGNRLASKESPQPNGGPSEALFFRQQRAYLYIIGDKTQLKGGKQDSFQQWEVVPIEVCDVRQVKNSFKKLMKACVPSSSTPDPSMSFHRCLEDSEWMCLVHKVLQVSVLVVELLDTGSSVMVSLEDGWDVTTQVVSLVQLLSDPYYRTFDGFRLLVEKEWLSFGHRFSHRGAQTLASQSSGFTPVFLQFLDCVHQIHLQFPMEFEFSQYYLKFLAYHYVSNRFRTFLLDSDYERIELGVLYEEKGERKNPQVCKSVWDYIDRLNKKTPIFFNYMFSPEDEEVLRPYSFVSNLKVWDFYTEETLSEGPSYDWELVQRGRQERLAEEVPSKPDTSTPKSHRHIIWPCYDSRIRAVPDAITKLLQDLQRLEAELGLPPEKWKETWDKIKATQRSEARLESRTSFNSSLLMSSNLSHQRRSQGVYLQESGVGSSINLSMDCEASSSVPPVAGRPSTSTLYSQFQSTESENRSFEGILYKRGALLKPWKPRWFVLDKTKHQLRYYESRQDKECTGVIELAEVESVIPGTPTMGAPKHIPEKGFFDLKTTKRVYNFCAQDSLNAQLWMDSIQSCLSDA; this is encoded by the exons gGGGCAGTGAGGGGCAAGGTCGCATTCTCCAGCGCTTCCCTGAGAAAGACTGGGAGGACAATCCTTTTCCACAAGGCATAGAACTG ttctGTCAACCTAACGGATGGCAGTTGGTTCCAGAGAGGGAACCCCCGTCGTTCTTTGTGTCGGTTCTGACTGATATCAACTCAGAGCGTCACTACTGTGCCTGCTTCACGTTCTGGGAGGGCCTGGACAACCCCCAG TTGCAGAAGGCCGAGACCAGCGAGGTGGATGAGGATGAGGTCCCAGGACTGATCCAGCCTGCCCAGGTTTTTGCCCCCAAGAGCCTGGTGCTGGTGTCTCGTCTGGACCACACTGAGGTCTTCCGG AACTGTTTGGGCCTCATCTATACTGTGCATGTGGACAGCCTCAGTGTTCCCTTGGAAACGGTGATCGGAAACCTCCTTACATGTGTCATACCCACTGCTGGTGGTTCTCAG ATAAATGAGTCCCCAGTATGTAGTTTAAATCTTTCCGTTCCGCAAGCCCTAGCCTGTGACTGGCTACTGGGCTGCTTTCAGGACCAG agGACTATAACGTTGGGGGCGGGCGATCGGCAGGTCATTCAGACGCCCATCAACGACTCCCTTCCTGTCAGTGGCAGCAGCGTAGCCCACCTCTTTAGACAACTCG GTATAGTGAACGTCCTCTATCTGTTCTGTGCTGCCCTGACGGAACACAAGATCCTGTTTCTGTCCAGGAGCTACCAGAGACTAACAGATGCCTGCAGAGGTCTACTGGCCATTATGTTCCCCCTCAAATAcag TTTTACGTATGTCCCCATCCTTCCGGGAAAACTCCTGGAAGTGTTGAGCACTCCCACGCCCTTCATCATCGGGGTCAACTCCTTCTTCCGCTCCGAGACCCAGGAACTGGTGGGTAGCATGACC TTGGACGTGATCATCGCTGACCTGGACGGAGGCACGGTGACCGTCCCGGAGTGTGTCCACATCTCCCTGCTCCCCGACCCGCTCTTACAGCAGACGCAAACCGCCCTCTCAATG GTGCTGGACCCAGAGCTGGAGACAGCTGACCATGCCTTCCCCCCATCGTCCACTCAAccctcctcactcaaaatccaG GATAAGGAGATCCGGGCCGTGTTTTTGTGGCTGTTCGCCCAGCTGTTCCACGGCTATCGCTGGTGTTTGCACATCATCCGCATACACCCGGAGCCAGTCATCCGCTTCCATAAG GCTGCGTTCCTGGGACAGAGGGCTCTGACGGAGGACGACTTCCTGATGAAGGTCCTGGATGGCATGGCGTTCGCTGGGTTCATATCGGAGAGAGGACCGCCTTACAGACCAACAGACCTGTTCGATGAC CTGATAGCCAATCAGGTGGAACGTATTCGCCAGGAGGAGTGCTACCCGCACAAAGTCATGAACCACGTTAAGGAGCTAGCCGAGCAGCtgttcaaaaat GAGAACCCCTATCCTGCCGTGGCCATGCATAAGGTGCAGCGGCCAGTTGAGAGCCCCGGTCACGGTGACCCCAAGAACCTAACCATCTTCCCCCTGCTGGATGACGTCACAGTCCAGCTCTTCATCGACCACGCCGCCGCCAAGCTCAAGGGTGCCCCGCCCGTGGTCAAGGCCGAACTCAAGGGCATGGTACCCTCCGGCCCTCCGCTGG GAGACATAGTGGATCGTCACGGTCATGTGCTGGCCAACAGCGCTCGCAGGCTGGAGGTGGTCCGGAACTGCATTACATACATCTTCGACAACAAGATGCTGGAGGCCAAGAAG CTTATGCCAGCTGTTCTGCGGGCACTGAAGGGCCGGGCAGCCCGCGTGTGTCTGACCCAGGAGCTTAACCAACATGTTCTGCAGAACCGAGCTGTTCTGGATGATCAGCAATTTGACTACATCGTCCGCATGATGAATTGCACCTTGCAG GACTGCTCACACATGGATGAACATGGTATCGCAGCTGCCCTGCTTCCTCTGGTCACAGCCTTCTGCAGA AAACTAGGTGCCGGCATCACCCAGTTCGCCTACAGCTGTGTTCAGGACCACATGGTGTGGACCAACATGCAGTTCTGGGAAGCTATGTTCTACAGTGATGTTCAGAACCACATCAGAGCCCTGTACCTGGAGGCAGATGAGGGAGCGCAGCCCAGCTCT CAGGAGTCGGTTCCAGCCGGAGGTCAGGAGCTCCTGGGTGCCCTGGAGCTGGCGTCGGAGCAGAGTCGACTGTGGCCGGCGCTCAGCAAGGAGCAGCAGAGTGAGCGCGTGCAGAAGGAGGAGAGCACGGTGTTCAGCCAGGCCATCCACTACGCCAACCGCATGTCCTACCTGCTGCTGCCCCTGGACACAAGCAAGAACCGCCTCCTCAACCGGACCGGCATCGGGGACGTGGAGAGTGTCAGCAACAGCTATGTCACCAACAGGTACACTAACAG CATTGCTGGCAGCATGGCGGAGAGCTACGATACGGAGAGTGGCTTTGAGGACGCAGAGAGCTCCGACGTGGCCAATTCTGTGGTGCGTTTCATCAACCGATTCGTAGACAAGGTGTGCAACGAGAGCGGGGTGACCAACGAGCACCTGAAGGCTCTACACACCATGATACCAG ACATTGTTCAGATGCACATCGAGACGTTGGATGCAGTCCATAGGGAGAGTAAGCGACTGCCGCCGATCCAAAAG CCTAAGCTGCTGAGGCCTGTTCTCCTGCTGGGGGAGGAGTTTGTGATGGACGGCATGCGGGTACACCTGTTGGCAGACGGCCGGGAGGAAGCCACCGGGGCCATGGGGGGTCCCCCGCTGCTCCCTGCCGAGGGGGCCATCTTCCTCACCACTTACCGCCTCATCTTCAAGGGCACGCCCCACGACCCTCTGG TGGGTGAGCAGGTTGTGACTCGGTCTTTCCCCATCGCCTCCCTGACCAAGGAGAAGAGGATCTCAGTCACTATGCCAATGGACCAGTACATACAGGAGGGCCTGCAGCTCCGCTCCTGCACTTTCCAG TTGCTGAAGATCGCTTTTGACGAGGAGGTGGCGTCGGACCTGGCCGAGGTGTTCCGGAAGCACATGCACAAGCTCCGCTACCCCCAGCACGTCCAGGGGACCTTTGCCTTCACCGTTGGCCAGTGTGGCAAGACGTTGGTGGAACACAAGACCAAGGACAAGAACCAGTCAATAAA AACACTTTCCAAAAACCTGGTGAAGAGTGCCAAGAGGACCATCGGGCGACAGTACGTGACCAGGAAGAAGTATACACCTCCCACCTGGGAGAACCGGGGCAGCTTGCAGTCCGAGCCGGATGAGGACGACATTTCAG TCTCAGAGGAGCTGGACCCGAGCTCACTGaccctctcctccaccatccGCTCCTCGGACAGACAGACCATGAGCAACGTGGTTGAGCGGGCCTGTTGTCGTGACTACCAGCGCCTGGGTCTGGGCACGCTCAGTAACAGCCTGACTCGCTCCAAGAACGAACCGTTCCGCATCTCCACGGTCAATCGCATGTACACTGTCTGCAGGAG CTACCCTGGCCTGTTGATCGTGCCCCAGAGTATCCCCGACTCCACCATCCAGCGCATCTCCCGCTGCTACCGGCAGAATCGTTTCCCCGTGGTGTGCTGGAGGAACTCCCGTACCAAGGCGGTGCTGCTGCGCTCAGCAGGCCTCCACGCCAAGGGAGTGGTGGGCTTCTTCAAGTCGCCCAACGCTTCCAGCGCCGGTACGACCCACACCAAAA GCCCCTCCCAGACCGACTCAACCAGCCTGGAGCAGGAGAAGTACATGCAGGCCATCATCAGCTCCATGCCCTCCTACTCTGAACCCAGTGGTAGGAACACACTCAGCGGATTCACCTCCACTCACATGAGCACCTCAG AGTCATCAGATAAGCTGAGGCAGCCTAAGATTGGCGCTTTAATGAAACAAGTGATGGGAGGAAAGGATGAAGTCCCTGGAACCTTCAGCCGAGGAG CTCTGGGTCAAAGGGCGAGggtcatctccctctctcagcccAGGGTTTCAGGCAAAGCCAGAAAATCCCCTGGAG GGAAGTGGGGCAGTATCCGAGGCAGTGGCCGCCTGAGTGCCTACAACCCCGACGTGGGGAACCGTCTGGCCAGTAAAGAGTCCCCCCAGCCCAACGGGGGGCCCAGCGAGGCCTTGTTCTTCCGACAGCAGAGGGCCTACCTCTACATCATCGGGGACAAGACACAGCTCAAG GGAGGGAAGCAGGATTCCTTCCAGCAGTGGGAGGTGGTGCCCATAGAAGTGTGTGACGTGCGGCAGGTGAAGAACAGCTTCAAGAAGCTGATGAAGGCGTGTGTGCCCAGCTCGTCCACCCCAGACCCCAGCATGTCATTTCACCGCTGTCTGGAGGATTCCGAATGGATGTGCCTG gtgcatAAGGTCTTGCAGGTGTCTGTCTTGGTGGTGGAGCTCCTGGATACAGGCTCGTCAGTCATGGTCAGCCTGGAGGATGGTTGGGACGTCACTACTCAG GTGGTGTCCCTGGTGCAGCTCCTATCAGACCCATACTACCGGACGTTCGACGGCTTCCGCCTGCTGGTGGAAAAGGAGTGGCTATCGTTTGGCCACAGGTTCAGTCACCGCGGTGCCCAAACCCTGGCCAGCCAGAGCAGTGGCTTCACCCCGGTCTTCCTGCAGTTTCTCGACTGTGTGCACCAG ATCCACCTGCAGTTCCCCATGGAGTTTGAGTTCAGTCAGTACTACCTGAAGTTCTTGGCCTACCACTATGTGTCCAACCGCTTCAGAACCTTCCTGCTGGACTCGGACTACGAACGCATCGAGCTTG GGGTTTTGTATGAGGAGAAGGGAGAGCGGAAGAACCCACAGGTATGCAAGTCAGTGTGGGATTACATCGACCGACTCAACAAGAAAACCCCCATCTTCTTCAACTACATGTTCTCACCAGAGGACGAGGAG GTCCTGAGACCGTACAGCTTTGTGTCAAACCTGAAGGTGTGGGACTTCTACACGGAGGAGACCCTCTCTGAAGGCCCGTCGTACGACTGGGAGCTGGTCCAGAGGGGCCGACAGGAGAGGCTTGCCGAGGAGGTGCCGAGCAAACCAGACACCAGTACCCCGAAGTCCCATCGCCACATCATCTGGCCCTGCTACGACAGCCGTATCCGGGCGGTGCCCGACGCCATCACCAAACTGCTGCAG GACCTACAGAGGCTGGAGGCCGAGCTGGGGCTGCCGCCGGAGAAGTGGAAGGAAACCTGGGACAAGATCAAGGCCACCCAACGGTCCGAGGCCAGGCTGGAGAGCAGG ACGTCGTTCAACAGCTCCCTGCTCATGTCGTCCAACCTGAGTCACCAGCGGCGCTCTCAGGGCGTGTACCTGCAGGAGAGTGGCGTGGGCTCCTCCATTAACCTGTCCATGGACTGTGAGGCCAGCTCCTCTGTCCCCCCCGTGGCGGGGCGTCCCAGCACCAGCACCCTGTACAGTCAGTTCCAGAGCACCGAGAGCGAGAACAG GAGTTTTGAGGGCATCCTGTATAAGAGAGGCGCGCTGTTGAAACCTTGGAAACCCCGCTGGTTTGTGCTGGACAAGACCAAACATCAG CTGAGATACTATGAGAGCAGACAGGACAAGGAGTGTACGGGGGTGATTGAGCTGGCGGAGGTGGAGTCTGTCATTCCAGGCACGCCCACCATGGGAGCGCCCAAACACATACCGGAGAAAGGCTTCTTCGAC CTCAAAACGACCAAACGAGTGTATAACTTCTGTGCACAGGACAGCCTCAACGCTCAGCTGTGGATGGACAGTATTCAGAGCTGCCTCTCCGACGCCTGA